In the Treponema sp. J25 genome, one interval contains:
- the thrC gene encoding threonine synthase: MVFTTTKNKHKTLSFKDAIFQCLPEDGGLYVPASLVDLRQFFLYMDQNTTYGDLVAAIVPTLFEGELNPISANRVATSAFHFEPILKQLNNHLSVLELHHGPTGVFKDFGIAFLAAVMEEFLGENGYALTITATTGNTGSSVARAFQGRKGLTAVILYPRGTVKGLDPATFVPNGGNILPIQIDGTFDDCQRLIRELFEDRPFINRYHVTSANTINVGRLLPQTFYFLYAFIKIKKFVRGDLLFSVPSGNFGNLLAGLYAWKFGLPVNGFIAATNANDAFGDFFKGKQFIPKAPIQTLSRSMDVANPSNYERLAAFYEEAPAVMRNMVYPKSINDAETREAIRKAWETYKIHLDPHGAVGLAAAEKLLEADLEDGHVVVLSTGHPAKYADLLEELTGKRPVTPPHLQELEKESVPVSIIPPHIDALEAAIAGCC; the protein is encoded by the coding sequence TTACTACCACTAAAAACAAACACAAGACCCTTTCCTTTAAGGACGCCATATTTCAATGTCTTCCCGAAGATGGAGGCCTCTATGTGCCCGCATCCCTGGTGGATCTCCGGCAATTCTTCCTGTATATGGACCAAAACACTACCTACGGGGACCTTGTGGCAGCCATCGTGCCCACCCTTTTTGAAGGAGAACTAAACCCTATTTCGGCCAATCGGGTAGCCACAAGTGCTTTTCACTTTGAACCAATTTTAAAACAATTAAACAATCATCTTTCTGTTCTGGAATTGCACCATGGACCTACGGGGGTCTTTAAAGATTTTGGTATTGCCTTCCTGGCGGCGGTAATGGAAGAGTTCCTGGGGGAAAATGGGTATGCCCTGACCATTACGGCGACCACGGGGAATACCGGTTCCAGTGTCGCCCGGGCATTCCAGGGGCGGAAAGGGCTTACGGCGGTCATTCTGTATCCCCGGGGCACCGTTAAAGGGCTGGATCCCGCGACTTTTGTTCCCAACGGCGGTAATATCCTTCCCATCCAGATTGATGGAACCTTTGACGACTGCCAGCGACTGATCCGGGAACTCTTTGAAGATCGGCCCTTTATCAACCGCTATCATGTTACGAGCGCTAACACGATCAATGTGGGGCGGCTTTTACCTCAAACCTTTTACTTCCTGTATGCCTTCATCAAAATAAAAAAATTTGTCCGGGGGGACCTCCTTTTTAGTGTCCCCTCAGGGAATTTCGGTAATCTTCTAGCCGGTCTGTACGCATGGAAATTCGGACTCCCCGTAAATGGTTTCATCGCGGCCACCAACGCCAATGATGCCTTTGGAGATTTCTTTAAGGGAAAACAGTTTATTCCCAAAGCACCGATTCAGACCCTCTCTCGCTCCATGGATGTGGCAAACCCCTCAAACTACGAACGCCTTGCGGCATTTTACGAAGAGGCCCCCGCGGTCATGCGAAACATGGTGTATCCGAAATCTATTAACGATGCAGAAACCCGGGAGGCCATTCGGAAAGCCTGGGAAACCTATAAAATTCATCTGGACCCCCATGGAGCAGTGGGGCTTGCGGCGGCGGAAAAACTCTTGGAAGCAGACCTGGAAGACGGGCACGTGGTGGTGCTTTCCACGGGGCATCCTGCTAAATATGCGGATCTCCTTGAGGAATTAACCGGTAAGCGTCCGGTTACCCCACCCCATCTTCAAGAACTGGAAAAAGAAAGTGTCCCCGTAAGCATCATCCCCCCCCATATCGATGCCCTTGAGGCGGCTATCGCCGGTTGCTGTTAA
- a CDS encoding HD domain-containing protein, which produces MDELVEPLRRAGVRWSFVQFSALDAYFGEPPLNYRWVQVDAELQNLARWYDELLFPGAMVADAMVQKGEQVLFFRCGASLLQGLPAYRILTLSYQPEQDVFYDPEARYWSIRSLKTPHLEKVSWWDTLDSHSSYERAAFEGAILLARYTEPALLVSSTEIHDEILRIVAETILDLSNHENLPIRLQQLLLYYVLSSKNTALAFRLLKEIGFIHAYWPELDALETIDHAKEYHPEGNGWEHTLETFRHRKKSDFVLSLALLLHDIGKPLADVSGSHRFDRHAELGAQVASRFLERLEFPPSLIEKVHFLVRHHMMPAALPKLPYNRVKDALANPLFPLLLELYRCDEASSFKGLDGYYASAALYQNYLRNRRNPYRREDGQIERPLL; this is translated from the coding sequence ATGGATGAACTCGTAGAGCCCCTCCGGCGCGCCGGGGTGCGATGGTCTTTTGTTCAATTTAGTGCGCTGGATGCCTATTTTGGAGAGCCCCCGCTGAATTATCGATGGGTCCAGGTGGACGCGGAGTTGCAAAACCTGGCCCGCTGGTACGATGAGCTCCTGTTCCCCGGCGCCATGGTGGCCGATGCGATGGTTCAGAAGGGGGAGCAGGTCCTGTTCTTCCGTTGCGGTGCCTCGCTCCTTCAGGGGCTTCCTGCCTATCGCATCCTTACCCTTTCCTACCAACCAGAGCAGGATGTCTTTTATGATCCTGAAGCCAGGTACTGGTCAATCCGTTCGTTAAAAACTCCCCATCTGGAGAAGGTCTCCTGGTGGGATACCCTTGATAGCCATTCAAGTTATGAGCGGGCCGCTTTTGAAGGGGCCATTTTGCTTGCCCGGTATACAGAGCCGGCGCTCCTCGTTTCTTCTACAGAAATCCATGATGAAATTCTGCGCATTGTGGCAGAAACGATTCTTGATCTTTCTAATCATGAAAATCTTCCGATTCGTTTGCAACAACTGCTTCTCTACTATGTGCTTAGTTCAAAAAACACCGCCCTGGCGTTTCGTTTGTTAAAAGAGATAGGCTTTATCCATGCCTACTGGCCAGAACTGGATGCCCTTGAAACCATTGATCATGCAAAGGAATACCACCCCGAAGGAAATGGCTGGGAACATACCCTCGAAACCTTTCGGCATCGGAAGAAAAGCGATTTTGTGCTTTCCCTGGCCTTGCTTCTCCATGATATAGGAAAGCCCCTGGCCGATGTTTCTGGGAGTCATCGGTTTGACCGGCATGCGGAATTGGGGGCCCAGGTGGCGAGCCGGTTTCTGGAACGGCTTGAATTCCCCCCTTCCCTTATCGAAAAGGTGCATTTTTTGGTGCGCCACCATATGATGCCTGCGGCCTTGCCGAAACTGCCCTACAACCGGGTTAAGGATGCCCTGGCGAATCCCCTGTTTCCTCTCTTGTTGGAATTGTATCGTTGTGATGAGGCCTCGTCCTTTAAAGGGCTGGATGGGTACTACGCAAGCGCCGCCCTGTATCAAAACTACCTGCGCAACCGACGAAATCCCTATCGACGAGAGGATGGTCAAATAGAGCGCCCCCTTTTGTAA